Proteins from a single region of Rhodospirillales bacterium:
- a CDS encoding Crp/Fnr family transcriptional regulator — MRNDGYHAFPWLTALSDVERRRIESVLRPVHFAAGDRPFRIGAPCEAYIRILDGSVRVQMIGENGREIVLYRIGAGEACILTTACLLSRETYPADAVCDTAVTGIALPSADFFDLLARSEAFRDDVFATFGRRIARLLTLIEETIFRRLNVRLAQLLADRAQHDDQIVVTHRSLAAELGSSREVVSRLLKEFERYGWVRLGRGSIIVTAPEALRTFAQSREL, encoded by the coding sequence ATGCGAAACGACGGATATCACGCGTTTCCCTGGCTGACCGCGCTGTCCGATGTTGAACGGCGTCGCATCGAATCCGTGCTTCGCCCGGTTCACTTCGCGGCCGGCGACCGACCGTTCCGCATTGGTGCGCCGTGCGAGGCCTACATCCGTATTCTCGACGGCAGCGTGCGCGTTCAGATGATCGGCGAGAATGGCCGTGAGATCGTGCTCTATCGCATTGGGGCGGGCGAGGCCTGCATTCTGACGACCGCGTGCCTGCTGTCGCGCGAGACCTACCCGGCGGACGCAGTTTGCGACACCGCCGTGACCGGCATTGCCCTGCCTTCCGCCGATTTTTTCGATCTGTTGGCTCGTTCCGAGGCTTTCCGCGATGACGTTTTCGCTACCTTCGGGCGGCGGATCGCGCGCTTGCTCACGCTGATCGAGGAGACAATTTTTCGCCGCCTGAACGTCCGCCTTGCTCAACTGCTCGCGGATCGCGCCCAGCATGATGATCAGATCGTCGTTACGCATCGGAGCCTGGCGGCCGAACTCGGCTCGTCGCGCGAGGTGGTCAGTCGCTTGCTCAAGGAATTCGAACGATACGGGTGGGTCCGCCTCGGGCGCGGCAGCATCATCGTCACCGCGCCCGAGGCATTGCGCACCTTTGCCCAAAGCCGCGAATTATGA
- a CDS encoding SemiSWEET transporter: MEISADVAVGTLAGLCSTSSFVPQVIKSWTEHDTQAISKNMYLVTVSAFSLWITYGVLIESLPIIVFNTASLVLSASILALKLRSLRRRRAISQGSMRQ, from the coding sequence ATGGAGATTTCCGCAGACGTGGCAGTGGGCACGCTGGCGGGGCTGTGTTCGACCAGCAGTTTCGTGCCGCAGGTGATCAAGTCGTGGACGGAACACGATACCCAGGCAATCTCAAAAAATATGTATCTTGTAACCGTCAGCGCCTTCTCGCTGTGGATCACCTACGGCGTACTGATCGAAAGTCTGCCGATTATCGTCTTCAACACGGCGAGTCTGGTGCTATCGGCGAGCATCCTCGCCTTGAAGCTGCGCTCGCTCCGGCGCAGGCGCGCCATTTCCCAGGGCAGCATGCGGCAGTGA
- a CDS encoding extensin family protein — protein MRFILFITGIVLLGIAAIIVVDRLLPQDSPFGLIDLDGVVGRATAFKLARLRSNSAACYAALARASVRVVPLAEHSEGAFCDWHDAVRVRWPEVRFSAPVKVTCPLAAALTLWQRAIVQPAAVRYLKTRVRQIDHIGTYACRRVYGGKTGRASEHATANAIDVTGFRLATGRSISVLNDWDSPDPAKAAFLRKVHDGACRIFRGVLGPDYNAAHHGHFHLDFGPYAFCR, from the coding sequence ATGCGTTTCATCCTATTCATCACTGGAATCGTCCTATTGGGCATCGCCGCGATCATCGTTGTCGATCGGCTGCTACCACAGGATTCGCCGTTTGGTTTGATTGACCTCGACGGCGTGGTCGGCCGCGCGACGGCCTTCAAGTTGGCACGATTACGATCCAATTCTGCTGCGTGCTACGCGGCCCTCGCCCGCGCCTCAGTACGAGTCGTGCCGCTCGCCGAGCACAGCGAGGGAGCATTTTGCGACTGGCATGACGCGGTGCGAGTTCGCTGGCCCGAGGTTCGCTTTTCCGCGCCGGTAAAGGTCACCTGCCCTCTTGCGGCCGCGTTGACCCTCTGGCAGCGCGCGATCGTTCAACCTGCAGCGGTCCGGTATCTAAAAACGCGAGTCCGCCAGATCGACCATATCGGCACGTATGCCTGCCGCCGGGTTTATGGCGGCAAGACCGGGCGAGCGAGCGAGCACGCGACAGCAAATGCCATCGATGTTACCGGCTTCCGGCTGGCAACCGGACGAAGCATCTCGGTCCTCAACGACTGGGATAGCCCTGATCCGGCAAAAGCCGCGTTTCTGCGCAAGGTTCACGATGGCGCATGCCGCATCTTTCGGGGTGTCCTCGGTCCGGACTACAATGCGGCACATCATGGCCATTTTCACCTCGACTTCGGCCCTTACGCCTTCTGCCGATGA
- a CDS encoding patatin-like phospholipase family protein: MTKYGFVASGGGYRSFYTAGALVWLRRRGVPITHITSTSSGNNIALDYLLWDHDGEELPPVLGRTMRLGVTDIFQIFSNFLGLRPSLMPRGSHLFTVDKDRCRKSLQLDDPRRRAILAAALSEVKWDILATNLRTGDARYFKVNDILATMTDDRLGTFMDAFLAGITTIPYFKAVSIDGDLHIEGGYLDNTPLATLFQDADVDEIIACDFTDYDFHAELEKLYKSSVFSLPLNSIDTLLLVSDLQLTLPNKRIFAQAALINRMLEVMGKDRIEIDGRTWWRKPIHVLRPQNLEAMTISLKDASAQKRYFERGQIDARTLFAAAVPAGA; the protein is encoded by the coding sequence ATGACCAAATATGGATTTGTTGCGTCGGGCGGCGGGTACCGTAGTTTTTACACCGCTGGCGCGTTGGTCTGGCTGAGACGGCGGGGCGTGCCCATCACCCACATTACCTCGACCAGCTCTGGCAATAACATCGCTCTTGATTATCTGCTCTGGGACCATGATGGCGAAGAGCTGCCACCGGTCCTCGGCCGCACCATGCGGCTCGGCGTTACCGATATTTTCCAAATCTTCTCAAATTTTCTCGGCCTGCGGCCGTCGCTGATGCCGAGGGGCTCGCATCTTTTCACCGTCGATAAGGATCGTTGCCGAAAATCGTTGCAGCTCGACGATCCGCGTCGGCGCGCGATCCTCGCAGCCGCGCTCTCGGAGGTGAAATGGGACATCCTCGCCACCAACCTTCGCACGGGCGATGCTCGCTATTTCAAGGTGAACGACATCCTCGCAACGATGACGGATGACCGCCTGGGCACATTCATGGATGCGTTCCTCGCCGGCATTACAACCATCCCCTATTTCAAGGCGGTCAGTATCGACGGCGATTTACACATCGAAGGCGGATATCTCGACAACACGCCGCTGGCGACCCTGTTCCAGGATGCGGACGTTGACGAGATCATCGCCTGCGATTTCACCGATTACGATTTTCATGCCGAGTTGGAGAAACTTTACAAATCGAGCGTTTTCAGCCTGCCGCTCAACAGCATCGATACCCTTCTACTGGTCAGCGATCTACAGCTTACCTTGCCGAACAAGCGCATCTTCGCGCAGGCTGCACTGATCAATCGGATGCTGGAGGTCATGGGCAAGGACCGGATCGAGATTGACGGGCGGACGTGGTGGCGCAAGCCGATCCATGTGCTGCGACCGCAGAATCTCGAGGCAATGACCATCTCTTTGAAGGATGCGAGCGCGCAAAAGCGATACTTCGAGCGCGGCCAAATCGACGCGCGGACACTGTTCGCCGCTGCGGTACCGGCAGGGGCGTGA
- a CDS encoding acetyl-CoA C-acyltransferase has protein sequence MAQQSDPVVIVGAARTPMGGMLGDFAGVPATQLGGVAIKAALERSKVDPEDVGEVLMGCCLMAGLKQAPARQAAHFAGVPWSAGATTLTKMCGSAMKTTMIGHDNLLAGSHDVVITGGMESMTNAPYLVLKGRTGYRLGHGDQLKDHMFYDGLEDAYEEGRSMGTFAEECAQMYQFTRESQDAFAAESVTRAQNASNNGIFDAEIAPVTIKDRKGDKVIGKDQAPFQVNIAKIPTLRPAFRKDGTVTAATSSSISDGAAALVLMRRSTAEKKGLTPLAIIQSHSTHAQAPNLFTTAPVGALRKALDKAGWKNTDVDLWEVNEAFAVVTMAAMRDIDIPHDKVNINGGACALGHPIGASGARIVVTLMHALKKHGLKKGVAGLCIGGGEATAMAIELV, from the coding sequence ATGGCGCAACAATCTGATCCCGTCGTAATCGTTGGCGCGGCGCGCACGCCGATGGGCGGCATGCTGGGCGATTTCGCCGGGGTGCCGGCAACGCAGCTCGGCGGTGTCGCCATCAAGGCGGCGCTGGAGCGTTCGAAGGTCGATCCGGAAGACGTCGGCGAGGTGCTGATGGGCTGCTGCCTGATGGCCGGCCTGAAGCAGGCACCGGCGCGTCAGGCCGCGCACTTCGCTGGTGTGCCGTGGAGCGCTGGTGCCACGACGCTGACGAAGATGTGCGGCTCGGCGATGAAGACGACGATGATCGGTCATGACAACCTCCTTGCCGGCTCGCACGACGTTGTCATCACCGGCGGCATGGAGAGCATGACCAACGCGCCTTACCTGGTGCTGAAGGGCCGCACCGGTTACCGCCTCGGTCATGGCGACCAGCTTAAGGACCACATGTTTTACGACGGCCTCGAGGATGCGTACGAGGAAGGCCGCTCGATGGGCACTTTCGCCGAAGAATGCGCGCAGATGTATCAGTTCACCCGTGAGTCGCAGGACGCCTTCGCGGCAGAGTCGGTCACGCGCGCGCAAAACGCTTCGAACAACGGCATCTTTGATGCCGAGATCGCCCCGGTGACGATCAAGGACCGCAAGGGTGATAAGGTGATCGGCAAGGATCAGGCGCCGTTCCAGGTGAATATCGCCAAGATCCCGACGCTGAGGCCGGCGTTCCGCAAAGACGGCACGGTGACGGCGGCGACCTCGAGCTCGATCTCCGACGGTGCCGCGGCGCTGGTGCTGATGCGGCGTTCGACCGCGGAGAAGAAGGGCTTGACGCCGCTCGCGATCATCCAGTCGCATTCGACCCATGCGCAGGCTCCGAATCTGTTCACCACCGCGCCCGTCGGCGCGCTGCGTAAGGCGCTCGATAAGGCCGGATGGAAAAACACCGACGTCGATCTTTGGGAAGTCAATGAGGCGTTTGCCGTTGTGACCATGGCGGCAATGCGCGACATCGACATCCCGCACGACAAGGTCAACATCAATGGTGGCGCTTGCGCGCTGGGTCATCCCATCGGTGCTTCAGGAGCTCGTATCGTCGTTACCTTGATGCACGCGCTGAAGAAGCATGGCCTGAAGAAGGGCGTGGCGGGCCTGTGCATCGGTGGTGGCGAAGCCACGGCCATGGCTATCGAACTCGTCTAA
- a CDS encoding SDR family oxidoreductase — protein sequence MDIKGLSAIVTGGGSGLGETTARALAAAGVKVALFDVVADAAERVAADIGGVACVCDVTDDASTQAAIAKAREANGVARIVVQCAGIAPPAKIVGRKGPHALDLYTKVIAVNLVGIFNVMRLAAADILGLEPLANGERGVVINTASIAALEGQVGQAAYASSKAGVVGLTLPSAREFAPSGLRVVCIAPGIFKTPMMAGLPEETQKSLGAAVPFPSRLGDPAEYAKLVLHICDNPYLNGEVIRVDGALRMQG from the coding sequence ATGGATATCAAGGGTCTTTCTGCAATCGTCACCGGCGGTGGTTCGGGATTGGGCGAGACGACGGCGCGTGCGCTCGCGGCTGCCGGAGTCAAGGTGGCTCTGTTCGACGTGGTGGCGGATGCGGCAGAGCGCGTCGCCGCTGACATCGGCGGCGTCGCCTGCGTGTGCGATGTCACCGACGATGCGTCGACGCAAGCCGCCATCGCGAAAGCACGTGAGGCGAACGGCGTAGCGCGCATTGTCGTGCAGTGTGCCGGCATCGCGCCACCAGCGAAGATCGTCGGTCGCAAGGGGCCGCACGCCCTCGACCTCTACACCAAGGTGATCGCCGTCAACCTCGTTGGCATCTTCAACGTCATGCGTCTCGCCGCCGCCGACATCCTCGGGCTCGAGCCGCTGGCTAATGGGGAGCGCGGCGTCGTCATCAATACCGCCTCGATCGCCGCATTGGAAGGGCAGGTTGGCCAGGCGGCCTACGCATCCTCCAAGGCTGGCGTCGTTGGCTTGACACTACCGTCGGCCCGCGAGTTCGCGCCGTCTGGCTTGCGCGTCGTCTGCATTGCTCCTGGTATCTTCAAAACCCCGATGATGGCGGGACTGCCGGAGGAAACGCAAAAGTCTCTGGGTGCAGCGGTGCCGTTCCCCTCGCGCCTCGGCGATCCCGCAGAGTACGCGAAGCTGGTGCTGCACATCTGTGATAATCCGTACCTCAACGGCGAGGTGATCCGCGTCGACGGTGCCCTGCGCATGCAGGGCTGA
- a CDS encoding GNAT family N-acetyltransferase: MIIRDAAASDEMPWRQLWAGYTDFYNVKIADAVTNQTWRRILDPSSAMFARLAEDNGAVIGFSISVLHAGTWSIDPICYLEDLFVAPGHRRRGTGRRLIQDLIDTAHTKGWSRLYWHTHGENPARHLYEQFAGADGFVRYRLIFT, encoded by the coding sequence ATGATTATTCGCGATGCCGCCGCTTCAGATGAAATGCCGTGGCGCCAGCTTTGGGCAGGCTACACCGACTTCTATAATGTGAAGATCGCCGATGCGGTGACGAACCAGACGTGGCGACGAATCCTTGATCCATCATCGGCAATGTTTGCGCGTCTGGCGGAGGATAATGGTGCCGTCATTGGCTTCAGCATCAGCGTCCTGCACGCCGGGACTTGGTCGATTGATCCGATCTGCTATCTCGAAGACCTGTTCGTCGCGCCGGGTCACCGCCGAAGAGGCACCGGACGACGGCTGATCCAGGACTTGATCGATACCGCTCACACCAAGGGGTGGTCGCGTCTCTACTGGCATACGCATGGCGAAAATCCCGCGCGTCATCTTTACGAGCAGTTCGCCGGCGCGGATGGCTTCGTGCGCTATCGGCTCATCTTCACATAA
- the hcp gene encoding hydroxylamine reductase, with protein sequence MFCYQCEQTAHGSGCTAVGVCGKDDETAALQDLLIHSCKGIAMYAHRAGKLGARDAAIDEFILDALFTTVTNVNFDPQRLEEVLRRAGEIIDRAAALYRQACAIGGKTAESLGGPAAWAPAKDRAGLLTQARATGVAERTQELGADVTGLHELITYGLKGIAAYAAHARILGREDPVIYAFLYEALDAIARPETDPNALLTLTLRCGETALRTLELLDQANTGAYGQPKPTPVRMGHVPGKAILVSGHDLRDLEALLEQTAGTGINVYTHGEMLPAHGYPELKRFPHLAGHYGGAWMRQKNEFADFPGAILMTTNCIQAPQPSYRDRIFTSGVVAWPGVPHIADRDFSAVINAAQTADGFAQASDARTHLTGFGHGAVLSVADTVISAVRDGKIGRFVLIGGCDGAEVGRNYYTELAEALPPDWIVLTLGCGKFRVTGLDLGEVAGLPRLLDMGQCNDAFSAIRVAQALAEAFGVGVNDLPLELVISWYEQKAVAVLLALLHLGVTNIRLGPKLPAFVTPTVLQILVDKFAIRPIGTVETDLAQMCSAA encoded by the coding sequence ATGTTTTGCTATCAGTGTGAGCAGACCGCCCACGGTTCCGGTTGCACCGCTGTCGGCGTGTGCGGAAAAGACGACGAAACGGCAGCCTTACAGGATCTGCTGATCCATAGCTGCAAGGGCATCGCCATGTACGCCCACCGTGCAGGTAAACTCGGCGCCCGCGATGCCGCAATCGACGAATTTATTCTCGATGCGCTATTCACCACGGTAACCAACGTCAATTTTGATCCCCAGCGGCTCGAGGAGGTTTTGCGCCGCGCGGGCGAGATCATCGACCGGGCGGCGGCGCTTTATCGCCAAGCCTGCGCCATCGGCGGAAAGACGGCCGAATCTCTAGGCGGTCCTGCGGCTTGGGCGCCGGCAAAGGACCGGGCGGGACTGTTGACGCAGGCGCGAGCAACCGGTGTCGCCGAACGAACCCAGGAGCTTGGTGCCGATGTTACCGGGCTGCACGAACTGATCACCTATGGGCTCAAAGGCATCGCCGCCTACGCAGCGCACGCCCGCATCCTTGGGCGTGAGGACCCGGTGATCTATGCTTTCCTTTATGAGGCGCTCGATGCGATCGCGCGGCCGGAAACCGATCCCAATGCGCTGCTGACGCTCACCTTACGCTGCGGCGAGACGGCTTTGCGCACCCTGGAGCTGCTTGATCAGGCGAACACCGGCGCCTACGGCCAGCCAAAGCCGACGCCGGTACGCATGGGCCACGTTCCCGGCAAGGCGATCCTCGTCTCCGGTCACGATCTGCGCGATCTCGAGGCGCTGCTGGAACAGACCGCCGGCACCGGTATCAACGTTTATACCCACGGCGAGATGCTGCCCGCGCACGGCTATCCTGAATTGAAGCGTTTCCCTCACCTGGCTGGACACTACGGCGGCGCCTGGATGCGACAAAAGAACGAGTTCGCAGACTTCCCCGGCGCCATCCTGATGACCACCAACTGCATTCAGGCGCCGCAGCCGTCCTATCGCGACCGCATCTTTACCAGCGGCGTCGTCGCCTGGCCGGGTGTTCCCCACATCGCCGATCGCGACTTTTCCGCGGTCATCAATGCAGCCCAGACGGCGGATGGTTTCGCGCAAGCCTCGGACGCACGCACGCACCTGACCGGCTTCGGCCACGGCGCAGTCCTGTCGGTTGCCGATACGGTGATTTCCGCAGTGCGTGATGGCAAAATCGGTCGCTTCGTCCTCATCGGCGGATGCGACGGCGCTGAGGTCGGCCGCAACTATTATACCGAGTTGGCCGAGGCGCTGCCGCCGGACTGGATCGTGCTGACCCTCGGTTGCGGGAAGTTCCGCGTCACCGGGCTGGACCTTGGCGAGGTCGCGGGCCTGCCACGGCTTCTCGACATGGGCCAGTGCAACGACGCCTTCTCGGCGATCCGGGTTGCACAGGCACTGGCCGAGGCCTTTGGAGTCGGCGTCAACGATCTGCCGCTCGAGCTGGTCATTTCCTGGTACGAGCAGAAGGCGGTTGCCGTGCTGCTGGCACTGCTCCATCTCGGCGTTACCAACATTCGCCTCGGTCCCAAGCTGCCGGCCTTCGTCACCCCGACGGTCCTGCAGATCCTCGTCGATAAATTCGCCATACGCCCGATTGGGACTGTCGAGACCGACCTCGCGCAAATGTGCTCCGCCGCATGA
- a CDS encoding hemerythrin domain-containing protein, which yields MGLTWSDSLALGVPVIDEDHRVSVEQMADMAAAADDGLATLFDAFAQHMREHFAREEAIMDACHFPARDCHAGEHQRVLGILTDLKDSIARGETGPIRAFAETTGPNWFVNHRNTMDSVTLDYARAAGWRG from the coding sequence ATGGGATTGACGTGGAGCGATTCGCTGGCGCTGGGCGTGCCGGTCATCGACGAGGATCATCGGGTTTCGGTCGAGCAAATGGCCGACATGGCAGCGGCGGCGGACGACGGATTAGCCACGCTGTTCGACGCGTTCGCGCAGCACATGCGCGAGCACTTCGCCCGTGAGGAAGCGATCATGGACGCATGCCATTTCCCGGCACGCGATTGCCACGCCGGCGAACACCAGCGCGTCCTGGGGATACTGACAGACCTCAAGGATAGCATTGCCCGCGGCGAGACCGGACCGATCCGTGCCTTCGCCGAGACCACCGGGCCGAATTGGTTCGTCAATCACCGCAATACCATGGACTCCGTCACTTTGGATTATGCCAGGGCAGCCGGCTGGCGTGGCTGA
- a CDS encoding Crp/Fnr family transcriptional regulator, translating into MGVEQAGPLRLSERDTAVMRAAALFRGLGNDALHTLLTGAWVRNLDPGGILFLQGEAADRFFLLLDGWIKLYRLSADGSETIVTIVAPGETFADAASFGSGAYPVCAEAVTPARALGLSLVVIRSSIQDNPDIAFAMLGSLSFRLRHLVEQIEQLQMKSAAQRLAAFLLRLCPQGGPQAPGGCALSLPLPKALIARRLGMRPETFSRAMLSLRKVGVIQQGATVEISEIVTLRAFIGSERDGPCA; encoded by the coding sequence ATGGGCGTCGAACAAGCAGGGCCGCTACGACTGAGCGAGCGTGATACCGCCGTGATGCGGGCAGCCGCACTGTTTCGCGGACTTGGCAATGATGCCTTGCACACGTTACTGACGGGAGCGTGGGTGCGTAACCTCGATCCGGGCGGGATTCTGTTTCTCCAGGGCGAAGCTGCGGATAGGTTCTTTCTCCTGCTGGATGGTTGGATCAAGCTTTACCGGCTCAGCGCCGACGGCAGTGAGACCATCGTTACCATCGTCGCGCCAGGCGAAACATTCGCCGATGCCGCCAGCTTCGGCAGCGGCGCCTATCCGGTGTGTGCCGAGGCGGTTACGCCCGCCCGGGCGCTGGGGCTTTCGTTGGTAGTGATCCGTTCCAGCATTCAGGACAATCCCGACATCGCGTTCGCCATGCTGGGTTCGCTGTCCTTCCGCCTGCGTCATCTCGTCGAGCAGATCGAGCAGTTGCAGATGAAGTCGGCGGCGCAGCGGCTGGCGGCGTTTCTTCTGCGCCTTTGCCCCCAAGGTGGTCCCCAGGCGCCCGGCGGGTGTGCCTTATCGCTGCCGCTGCCGAAGGCACTCATCGCCCGCCGGCTCGGCATGAGACCAGAAACGTTCTCGCGCGCGATGCTGTCCTTACGCAAGGTTGGGGTGATTCAACAAGGCGCGACGGTCGAAATTTCCGAAATCGTCACCCTGCGGGCATTTATCGGCAGCGAGCGAGACGGGCCGTGTGCATGA
- a CDS encoding nitrogen fixation protein: MKIAVTSQNFRTVTGHAGRARRFLVYDVQPDTHPVEVARLDLPKELAIHDFDGDGPHPIDGIDVILTEGFGDGFARRIARRGITAVVTTRSDPIEAVSAYLAGERVDGTAPAASACTCGDANGHDHQHDHHH, translated from the coding sequence ATGAAAATCGCCGTAACCAGCCAGAACTTCCGCACGGTGACGGGACATGCCGGCCGTGCTCGCCGCTTCCTGGTCTACGACGTGCAGCCCGACACGCACCCCGTTGAAGTCGCGCGGCTGGACCTGCCCAAGGAACTGGCCATCCACGATTTCGACGGCGATGGGCCGCACCCGATCGATGGTATCGATGTCATTTTGACCGAAGGATTTGGCGACGGCTTCGCTCGACGCATCGCCAGGCGGGGGATCACCGCCGTTGTAACAACCAGGTCCGATCCGATCGAGGCCGTAAGCGCCTATCTCGCCGGAGAGCGAGTGGATGGGACCGCTCCAGCGGCGTCGGCATGCACCTGTGGCGACGCGAATGGCCATGATCATCAGCACGACCACCATCACTGA
- a CDS encoding MBL fold metallo-hydrolase: MAMIISTTTITERAFERPLVVNGLEKLWSRVCSGKSSVARTWRCAAGFARRCLLTDQFNGGGAAMNNRTDIGAVESLTIDVLSETGWFDDARFKADMAAFGGSEQSQYHIAWDAENAGGYAALLTITLLDGDQRKILLDTGWSTSWMDEAFARRSVDTMLERGEIDFMVLSHWHLDHFWGIESTLKHNPKLKIYAPATWQSQDRALLREKGEIRVDDRDGRAVSICRNTIAHEGDLVLTEERGEDGSGLYPLLPGVALHMFDASMLLRVTGENVLYVNVADKGIVTVTGCGHPGIMKLLGFARERLVAPGLYGCYGGLHLSIFDTWKPEFDQIIDEIKALGMEKMGCNHCTGWMWAETAATHGVPIISGTDAYLGYSKQSAQAKKSHAFLGNGDRVTF, translated from the coding sequence ATGGCCATGATCATCAGCACGACCACCATCACTGAGCGGGCATTCGAACGTCCACTGGTTGTAAATGGACTGGAGAAGCTTTGGAGTCGCGTGTGCTCGGGCAAATCCAGCGTGGCGCGAACTTGGCGCTGCGCCGCCGGGTTCGCGCGGAGGTGTTTGCTTACGGATCAATTCAACGGGGGGGGGGCCGCGATGAATAACCGGACCGATATTGGCGCCGTCGAAAGCCTTACGATTGACGTTCTGAGTGAAACCGGCTGGTTCGACGACGCCCGCTTCAAGGCGGACATGGCTGCTTTCGGTGGCTCGGAGCAATCCCAGTATCACATCGCCTGGGATGCCGAAAATGCCGGCGGATACGCTGCTCTCCTAACCATAACCTTGCTCGATGGCGATCAGCGCAAGATTCTCCTCGATACCGGCTGGAGCACCTCTTGGATGGATGAGGCGTTTGCCCGGCGAAGTGTCGATACCATGCTCGAGCGTGGGGAAATCGACTTCATGGTGCTGTCTCACTGGCATCTTGATCATTTCTGGGGGATCGAATCCACTTTAAAACACAACCCTAAATTGAAAATCTACGCGCCCGCGACGTGGCAGTCACAGGATCGGGCGCTGCTGCGGGAGAAAGGCGAAATTCGGGTTGACGATCGCGACGGCCGAGCCGTCAGCATCTGCAGGAATACGATTGCGCATGAAGGCGATCTTGTTCTTACCGAAGAACGTGGTGAGGACGGCAGCGGTCTCTACCCGTTGCTCCCCGGCGTCGCACTCCACATGTTCGATGCCTCGATGCTGCTGCGGGTGACGGGCGAGAACGTTCTCTACGTCAATGTCGCCGACAAAGGGATCGTAACCGTAACCGGCTGCGGGCATCCCGGTATCATGAAGCTGCTTGGCTTTGCGCGGGAGCGCCTCGTTGCGCCGGGTCTCTATGGCTGCTATGGCGGGCTGCATCTGAGTATCTTCGATACCTGGAAGCCGGAGTTCGACCAAATCATCGACGAGATCAAAGCCCTCGGTATGGAGAAGATGGGCTGCAATCACTGTACGGGGTGGATGTGGGCAGAGACGGCGGCAACGCACGGCGTGCCGATCATCAGCGGAACCGACGCCTATCTCGGATACTCGAAGCAATCTGCGCAGGCGAAGAAAAGCCATGCGTTCCTTGGCAACGGCGATCGCGTCACCTTCTGA
- a CDS encoding helix-turn-helix transcriptional regulator: MAWDDISESVCPIARSLAVLGDRWTLLIIRELFLGTRRFDAFQAQTGASPHLLSNRLKRLESDGVIERRLYQQHPPRYDYRLTAKGRDLHAIVLALRSWGLRWGNLDPAGEPAVRLVHRECGGEVDAAPVCIRCGAAVPPRDVAAVFGYDFAAERDARVASFNARKPQR; this comes from the coding sequence ATGGCCTGGGATGACATTAGCGAGAGCGTCTGTCCGATCGCCCGGTCGCTGGCGGTGCTTGGCGATCGCTGGACGCTGCTGATCATTCGCGAGTTATTCTTGGGCACGCGCCGGTTCGATGCGTTTCAGGCGCAGACCGGTGCCTCGCCGCACCTCTTGTCGAACCGGCTCAAGCGCCTCGAAAGCGATGGCGTAATCGAACGGCGCCTCTACCAACAGCATCCGCCGCGTTACGACTATCGGTTGACGGCAAAGGGGCGCGATCTGCATGCGATCGTCCTCGCGCTGCGCAGTTGGGGCTTACGCTGGGGCAACCTCGATCCCGCCGGCGAACCGGCGGTTCGGCTGGTGCATCGGGAGTGCGGCGGCGAGGTCGACGCGGCACCGGTCTGCATTCGCTGTGGCGCCGCCGTGCCGCCCCGCGACGTAGCCGCGGTCTTCGGCTACGACTTCGCCGCCGAGCGCGATGCGCGAGTCGCATCGTTCAACGCCCGCAAGCCCCAGCGATGA
- a CDS encoding MaoC family dehydratase codes for MENARPDAGLFLDDLRVGQRFVSGTVTLDESMIRTFAAAFDPQPFHLDDAAAKASLFGGLAASGWHTAALTMRLLVDGGVPLAGGIIGARGEIAWPRPTRPGDVLSVETEVLAITPSSSRSDRGTAIMRSETRNHHGEVVQSFTMTLVVPRRPSPAAS; via the coding sequence ATGGAGAACGCGCGCCCCGATGCCGGATTGTTTCTCGACGACCTGCGTGTGGGTCAGCGCTTTGTCAGCGGCACGGTCACTCTCGACGAATCGATGATCCGCACCTTCGCTGCCGCCTTCGACCCGCAGCCGTTTCACCTGGATGATGCGGCGGCGAAAGCGAGCCTGTTCGGCGGCCTTGCCGCCAGCGGCTGGCACACGGCCGCGCTGACGATGCGCCTGCTCGTCGACGGGGGCGTGCCGCTCGCCGGCGGCATCATCGGCGCGCGTGGGGAGATCGCCTGGCCGCGACCTACCCGGCCGGGCGATGTGCTGAGCGTCGAGACCGAGGTGTTGGCGATAACGCCGTCGTCCTCCCGGTCCGATCGAGGAACGGCGATTATGCGCAGCGAGACGCGCAATCATCACGGCGAGGTGGTGCAGAGCTTTACGATGACGCTCGTCGTGCCGCGGCGCCCGTCACCGGCGGCGTCGTGA